Proteins encoded together in one Scheffersomyces stipitis CBS 6054 chromosome 5, complete sequence window:
- a CDS encoding Pichia stiptis repeat protein 2 yields MDIDAINQSEGPPGDSSHFNASNSALNEPKPPDIGRKRKTDVAPDDSMDLDGESSDAVENGELEPSFVTAGSVMADDSFDDTQEASNALNTLNEGPEMSIMDSFETSVSKNSSHHVIEEEHDPLLAAKGDTVMISPSPTSSSDLSKPTSTSDSVEITNVYIKEKNPKSQKNNLSENEEIKKNQENRKSKKQTSGAPLTDSIWNGQNASLQHHKNNSSIKLLSKDRLIKDLEKLGSGLNKNWEEDKFTDDLTFKKIRRLGFAKNYVTSHSQQEWAGEQGRIDRWNIPQEFLIDSLSLLGEHEYQKRAIELRIDRFEYKDTQLDPSKELSLKEKLEVIEDHFSHLPEKFYETALQLETKLKQVRAAKTNFLDLLAKATGEDKEARPSYLRAIHENEIQERDLMAQLTKENTLRAIVPLMMIRPLSNSTAYMSLSPIEGPKTSTQGPSLLMSLKKLLRQGYEGSTSDYYFKLSMIPSKPLANMFLVGLEHPSDHKNPEMAISELFNRGSMQITSSHNLNFSKFPSDVYSVEEKVKYEILVAHSERIRNTYYLDKDKEKSKSFYLIATDSGKVPTRKNANLPNYSLEIISTFKFCSYCHESDHPTFKCTKTNKNRTTYYPLSTPMVATYTSARESTTDNGSKFRKVRTGAFTEVTKGVKPQKIQQTIVNHGSNSFMNLPMEEPPSSTTDPTSTTAFSRQPTSTPTTPRQRQTQSQTPATKTKTTQDLDSEDIVIQTTTSIQTEANTITPPSTPFTVQTHKTTDTPSSMGASSTRRTPYSRPINKRQDATSPTQRLEPLRARKTPSRQNTAQLADARSWSERYPQRLRDNPPKTGSVDFSFSQIGSSIDPLKSTNTTPAMISSPIGSSFSITEASQQQLANPIQLRSEVLPSQDTIPDWSTLQDTSTNDTPSQLN; encoded by the coding sequence CGAAAAACCGACGTCGCACCCGATGACCTGATGGACCTTGATGGCGAGTCCTCAGATGCCGTAGAAAACGGCGAATTGGAGCCATCTTTCGTGACAGCAGGATCAGTTATGGCTGATGACTCTTTTGACGATACCCAAGAAGCCTCAAACGCTTTAAACACCTTGAACGAAGGGCCAGAAATGTCGATTATGGACAGCTTTGAAACCTCAGTTTCgaaaaattcttcacaTCACGTGATCGAGGAAGAACACGACCCACTTTTGGCTGCAAAAGGAGATACTGTTATGATATCTCCAAGTCCTACTTCCAGTAGCGATTTGTCAAAGCCTACATCCACCAGTGACTCAGTTGAAATTACAAATGTTTAtataaaagaaaaaaaCCCAAAATCCCAAAAAAATAACCtttcagaaaatgaagaaatcaaaaaaaatcaggaaaacagaaaatcaaaaaaacAAACCTCAGGAGCTCCTCTTACTGATCTGATCTGGAACGGTCAGAACGCCTCGCTCCAACATCACAAAAACAATTCATCAATTAAACTTCTCTCCAAAGACAGGTTAATAAAggatcttgaaaaactcGGATCTGGCTTAAACAAGAATTGGGAAGAAGATAAATTCACAGACGATTTGACCTTTAAGAAGATCAGGAGGTTAGGGTTTGCCAAAAACTATGTCACTTCCCACTCACAACAAGAATGGGCAGGCGAACAGGGCAGAATTGACAGATGGAACATCCCGCAAGAATTTCTCATTGATTCATTGTCACTCCTTGGAGAACACGAATATCAAAAAAGGGCAATCGAATTGCGGATTGATCGGTTTGAGTACAAGGATACCCAATTAGACCCGTCCAAAGAGTTGTCTTTAAAAGAAAAGCTAGAGGTTATTGAAGACCACTTTTCCCATCTCCCCGAGAAATTTTATGAAACAGCTCTTCAGCTCGAaaccaaattgaaacaagtAAGAGCAGCTAAAACAAATTTCCTAGACTTACTTGCCAAGGCGACAGGTGAGGATAAGGAGGCGAGACCACTGTACCTCAGAGCCATACATGAAAACGAGatacaagaaagagatcTCATGGCCCAATTGACAAAGGAAAACACCCTTCGTGCTATTGTTCCCTTGATGATGATCAGACCACTCAGCAACTCCACTGCCTATATGTCCCTCAGTCCCATTGAGGGACCTAAAACCTCAACCCAGGGACCCAGCCTTCTAATGTCTCTTAAAAAATTGTTAAGACAAGGTTATGAAGGATCAACTTCCGATTACTATTTCAAATTGAGCATGATTCCCTCTAAACCTCTCGCAAACATGTTTCTTGTCGGACTTGAACACCCATCAGATCACAAAAACCCAGAGATGGCGATCAGTGAATTATTCAATAGAGGTTCCATGCAAATTACATCGTCCCATAACctcaatttttcaaaattccCATCAGACGTCTACTCagtggaagaaaaagtcaaGTATGAGATTCTCGTTGCCCATTCAGAGCGCATTCGCAATACATACTATTTagacaaagacaaagaaaagagtaaaCTGTTCTACCTCATTGCAACGGACTCTGGCAAAGTCCCTACTCGAAAGAATGCAAATCTTCCGAACTATAGTCTCGAGATCATTTCGACTTTTAAATTCTGCAGTTATTGTCACGAAAGTGATCACCCAACCTTTAAATGCACCAAAACGAACAAAAACCGCACCACGTACTATCCACTTAGTACACCAATGGTAGCTACTTACACTCTGGCCAGAGAAAGTACTACAGACAATGGCAGTAAATTTCGTAAAGTACGGACAGGGGCCTTCACCGAAGTCACCAAGGGCGTAAAACCCCAGAAAATCCAACAAACAATTGTAAACCATGGATCAAATTCATTCATGAACTTGCCTATGGAAGAACCGCCCAGCTCAACTACGGACCCGACCAGCACCACGGCCTTTTCGCGTCAGCCAACAAGTACACCAACAACCCCTCGCCAACGCCAGACACAAAGCCAAACACCGGCTACAAAGACGAAGACAactcaagatcttgattcCGAGGACATCGTGATCCAGACCACAACGTCGATCCAGACAGAAGCAAACACCATAACTCCCCCCAGCACGCCTTTTACCGTCCAAACACATAAAACTACCGACACTCCCTCTTCTATGGGAGCTTcctcaacaagaagaactccaTACTCAAGACCCATCAACAAGCGTCAAGATGCGACCTCCCCAACCCAGCGATTGGAGCCGTTACGGGCAAGAAAAACACCCTCTCGCCAAAACACGGCACAACTTGCAGACGCAAGACTGTGGCTGGAAAGATACCCCCAGCGACTACGAGACAACCCTCCCAAAACGGGATCGGTagatttctctttctccCAGATAGGATCATCCATAGACCCTCTCAAATCCACAAATACTACACCTGCCATGATCAGCTCCCCAATCGGATCGTCATTCAGTATCACGGAGGCATCACAACAACAGCTAGCAAACCCCATTCAGTTGAGGTCCGAAGTCCTTCCATCACAGGATACGATTCCTGACTGGTCGACGTTACAGGACACTAGCACCAATGACACGCCTTCTCAATTAAATTAA
- the MDH2 gene encoding malate dehydrogenase (go_function oxidoreductase activity): MVKVTVCGAAGGIGQPLSLLLKLNPAVSELALFDIVNAKGVAADLSHINTPAVVTGHQPANKEDKTAIVDALKGTDLVVIPAGVPRKPGMTRADLFNINASIIRDLVANIGRTAPNAAILIISNPVNATVPIAAEVLKKLGVFNPGKLFGVTTLDSVRAETFLGELINVNPSQLQGRISVVGGHSGDTIVPLINVTPDVSAKVANISKADYDKFVNRVQFGGDEVVKAKNGAGSATLSMAYAGYRFAAGVLNSLGGASTSSSGVPDSSYVYLPGVPGGKEFSAKYLNGVDFFSVPIVLENGVIKSFINPFEHMKITQKEQELVKVALGGLEKSIEQGTNFVKGSKL; the protein is encoded by the coding sequence ATGGTCAAAGTCACAGTCTGTGGAGCTGCCGGTGGTATCGGCCAGCCCTTatcgttgttgttgaagttgaacccAGCCGTCAGTGAATTGGCTCTTTTTGACATTGTCAATGCCAAGGGTGTCGCAGCTGATTTGTCCCACATCAACACTCCGGCAGTGGTTACAGGACACCAACCAGCtaacaaagaagacaagacaGCCATAGTTGACGCTCTTAAGGGTACTGACTTGGTAGTTATTCCTGCTGGTGTGCCCAGAAAGCCTGGTATGACCAGAGCTGACTTGTTTAACATCAATGCACTGATCATTAGAGACTTGGTAGCAAACATCGGCAGAACCGCTCCAAATGCCGCCATCTTGATTATCTCCAACCCAGTTAATGCCACGGTGCCAATTGCTGCcgaagtgttgaagaagttgggcGTTTTCAACCCAGGCAAGTTGTTTGGTGTCACCACCTTAGACTCTGTCAGGGCCGAAACCTTCTTGGGTGAATTGATAAACGTGAATCCTTCGCAATTGCAGGGAAGAATTTCCGTGGTCGGTGGTCATTCCGGTGACACCATTGTTCCTTTAATCAACGTAACTCCAGACGTTTCCGCCAAGGTAGCCAACATTTCCAAAGCTGATTACGACAAGTTTGTCAACAGAGTTCAATTTGGAGGTGACGAAGTTGTCAAGGCCAAAAACGGTGCTGGTTCCGCCACTTTGTCTATGGCTTACGCTGGCTACAGATTTGCAGCCGGTGTGTTGAACTCGTTGGGTGGTgcttccacttcttcttccggTGTTCCAGACTCCTCCTACGTCTACTTGCCAGGCGTACCAGGTGGTAAGGAGTTCTCAGCCAAATACTTAAACGGAGTAGACTTCTTTTCCGTTCCTATTGTTTTGGAAAACGGTGTCATCAAGTCGTTCATTAACCCATTCGAACACATGAAGATCACGCAGAAGGAACAGGAGTTGGTGAAGGTAGCTTTGGGCGGTTTGGAGAAGTCAATCGAACAAGGAACTAACTTTGTTAAGGGCTCCAAATTGTGA
- a CDS encoding predicted protein (go_function methylenetetrahydrofolate reductase (NADPH) activity~go_process methionine metabolism) gives MATIKQKIAALGPDEKFISFEFFPPKTDSGFRNLLARLNRMSALNPLFITVTWGAGGSTSEKSLDLAATCQNDLGLTTILHLTCTNTNKEIIDEALKRAKESGIRNILALRGDPPRAEEYWTPNCDFNSAVDLVRYIKENYGDYFCIGVAGYPEGHVDGSDGADQNPQKDIPYLIEKVEAGADFIITQLFYDVDKFIAYDSLLKSYAQLKDVTLIPGLMPITTYKVFTRASKLSHASIPKTISRKLEASVGNDDAIKSLGVEIVSDIINTITSKTSIKGFHFYTLNLEKAVASILKNSTVMQTIMERASSTEESINDDAIASSDEEEGKRKSSIINENSLSDKSLALSAQRSLVGKALLKDKKVLVDISTGKGALGKEAIWDDFPNGRFGDSNSPAYGEIDGYGPSLKVASPEEAIAKWGSPESVGDIAKVFMGYLSGKIDILPWTDSSLSAETTLIQEELFDLNDRGWFSLASQPAVNGCKSTDRIFGWGPKNGIVYQKAFVEIFVPKEQWESELKSSLKPHFEEKTITYYVGDAEGNIESNLFVGPDAHNSKNAITWGVFPSKEVLQPTIIDYESFKAWNEEAFLLWIEWARCYKKNTKTFQLLNSIYSNYVLVSLIHHDFTDEAGLWTLLLQ, from the exons ATGGCTACTATCAAGCAGAAGATCGCGGCCTTGGGCCCCGACGAAAAGTTTATTTCGTTCGAGTTTTTCCCGCCGAAAACCGATTCTGGGTTTCGCAATCTTCTTGCTAGATTGAATCGTATGCTGGCTTTGAACCCACTTTTCATTACGGTGACATGGGGAGCTGGGGGATCCACCAGTGAAAAGTCGCTTGACTTGGCTGCAACGTGCCAGAATGATTTGGGTTTGACGACGATTTTACATTTAACCTGTACCAATACAAATAAGGAGATCATTGATGAAGCTTTAAAGCGAGCCAAAGAGTCTGGCATCAGGAATATTTTAGCTTTAAGAGGGGACCCACCTCGAGCAGAAGAGTACTGGACTCCCAACTGCGACTTCAACTCTGCTGTCGACTTAGTGAGGTATATCAAAGAGAACTACGGCGACTATTTCTGTATTGGTGTCGCAGGATATCCAGAGGGACATGTTGATGGATCTGATGGAGCAGACCAGAATCCTCAGAAGGACATTCCGTATTTGATTGAGAAGGTAGAAGCTGGTGCAGATTTCATCATTACCCAGTTGTTCTACGATGTAGACAAATTTATCGCCTATGATagcttgttgaagtcaTATGCTCAGTTGAAGGACGTGACCTTGATCCCTGGTCTTATGCCCATCACCACATACAAGGTCTTCACTAGAGCCAGTAAGCTTTCACATGCCTCGATTCCCAAGACGATTTCTCGTAAACTTGAGGCTTCTGTAGGAAATGACGATGCCATCAAAAGTCTTGGTGTAGAGATCGTTTCtgacatcatcaacacCATCACGTCTAAGACATCTATAAAGGGATTCCATTTCTATacattgaacttggaaaaagCTGTAGCTTCTATCTTAAAGAACCTGACTGTAATGCAGACCATCATGGAACGAGCCTCCTCGACCGAAGAAAGCATCAACGACGACGCCATTGCTTCTTCGGACGAGGAGGAGGGAAAAAGGAAA TCTTCTATCATTAACGAGAACAGTCTTTCAGACAAGTCCCTCGCTCTCTCAGCACAACGTAGTCTTGTTGGAAAGGCATTGCTTAAAGACAAGAAGGTGTTGGTGGATATTAGTACTGGCAAGGGTGCCTTGGGTAAAGAAGCCATCTGGGATGATTTTCCCAATGGAAGATTCGGAGACTCGAATTCGCCAGCGTATGGTGAAATCGATGGTTATGGGCCCTCATTGAAAGTAGCTTCACctgaagaagcaattgcGAAATGGGGCTCCCCAGAATCCGTCGGTGACATCGCCAAAGTGTTCATGGGATATTTATCTGGTAAGATCGATATATTGCCGTGGACAGATAGCTCGTTATCTGCTGAAACGACTTTGATCCAGGAGGAACTTTTCGACTTGAACGACAGAGGTTGGTTCTCGTTGGCTTCACAGCCAGCAGTCAATGGTTGTAAATCTACAGATAGGATTTTTGGTTGGGGTCCTAAGAACGGTATTGTCTACCAGAAAGCATTTGTCGAGATCTTTGTACCCAAAGAGCAATGGGAATCAGAATTGAAGTCCAGTTTGAAGCCtcattttgaagaaaaaacCATTACCTACTATGTTGGTGATGCTGAAGGCAACATCGAGTCCAATCTCTTCGTGGGCCCAGATGCCCACAACAGCAAGAATGCCATCACATGGGGAGTGTTCCCCCTGAAGGAAGTGTTGCAGCCTACCATTATTGATTACGAATCTTTCAAGGCTTGGAACGAAGAAGCGTTCCTTTTATGGATCGAATGGGCTCGTTgctacaagaagaacaccAAGACATTCCAGTTACTCAATTCCATCTACTCCAACTACGTGTTGGTGAGTTTGATCCACCATGACTTCACTGACGAAGCTGGCTTGTGGACGCTCTTGTTGCAATGA
- a CDS encoding predicted protein: MWAIAGLISVLLAQAAAFDCSAKELEHYNFELLKGIHSVTSLKDTPPSQTNLTWYFGICEPIKEGLDACPQNSDVCGITSIILKGDSKNRVISEIVSFNTNLQKTYEPFSDSEIDSTGIAISYTGATWGDNSINAALRFVCPPKNNEHILDKFKLDSWDGKKLKASMYSKAACITSDKDKLKPPPKKPDNGESWGWFTWIFIFLVLFLSIYIVGGAWFQYNKGNAIDFSSALREVLDNFVELLKGIPAFSREIIEKFTSNSNRGEYSAV; encoded by the coding sequence atgTGGGCTATTGCAGGCTTGATATCGGTGCTTCTAGCCCAGGCTGCTGCATTTGACTGCTCTGCCAAAGAATTGGAGCATTACAACTTTGAGCTCTTGAAAGGGATTCATCTGGTGACTTCTCTCAAGGATACGCCTCCTTCACAGACAAATTTGACGTGGTATTTCGGCATTTGTGAGCCGATTAAAGAAGGTCTTGATGCCTGTCCCCAGAATCTGGACGTATGTGGAATCACCTCAATCATTTTGAAAGGTGACAGCAAGAACAGGGTCattctggaaattgtaagcttcaacaccaacttACAGAAGACATATGAACccttttctgattctgaaatCGATTCTACAGGTATTGCAATTTCGTATACTGGCGCCACTTGGGGAGACAATAGCATAAATGCTGCACTCCGCTTTGTTTGTCCGCCCAAGAATAACGAACATATACtcgacaagttcaaattaGACAGCTGGGACGggaagaaattgaaagctTCTATGTATTCAAAGGCTGCTTGTATAACCAGTGATAAGGATAAATTGAAGCCGCCACCAAAGAAACCTGACAATGGCGAGTCCTGGGGCTGGTTCACGTGGatattcatcttcttggtgTTGTTCTTATCGATCTACATCGTCGGCGGAGCCTGGTTCCAGTACAACAAGGGCAATGCAATCGACTTCTCCAGCGCCTTGAGAGAGGTGTTGGACAACTTTgtagagttgttgaagggAATACCTGCCTTCAGCAGAGAGATCATCGAGAAGttcaccagcaacagcaacagagGCGAATATAGTGCTGTGTAG